One Melospiza melodia melodia isolate bMelMel2 chromosome 1, bMelMel2.pri, whole genome shotgun sequence genomic window carries:
- the CRTAP gene encoding cartilage-associated protein: MWVSALLAALLAAAGAQYERYSFRSFPRDELMPLESAYRYGLDQYSTENWPESVSYLEVSMRLYRLLRDSEAFCHRNCSAAAPPPAAPAPRSAALQELRLLSGVLRRAQCLRRCKQGLPAFRQAQPGRELLEEFQRREPYKYLQFAYFKANNLPKAIAAAHTFLLKHPDDEMMQRNMAYYKSIPDAEEHIKDLEIKPYENLFVRAVRAYNGDNWRTSISDMELALPEFFKAYDDCIAACEGSREITDFKDFYLSIADHYIEVLACKVQCESNLTPIIGGFVVEKFVATMYHYLQFAYYKLNDMKNAASCAASYLLFDEKDEVMKQNMVYYQYHKDKWGLKEEDFQPRSEAVRYRNITTLQLELYEFAKEHLMDDDEGEVVEFLDELLEVEEKKES, encoded by the exons ATGTGGGTGTCGGCGCTGCTGGCGGCGCTgctggcggcggcgggcgcgcagTACGAGCGCTACAGCTTCCGCAGCTTCCCGCGGGACGAGCTGATGCCGCTGGAGTCGGCCTACCGCTACGGGCTGGACCAGTACAGCACCGAGAACTGGCCCGAGAGCGTCAGCTACCTGGAGGTCAGCATGCGGCTGTACCGCCTGCTCCGCGACAGCGAGGCCTTCTGCCACCGCAACTGCAgcgcggccgcgccgccgcccgcggcccccgcgccccgcagcgccgccctgcaggagctgcgccTCCTCTCCGGGGTGCTGCGGCGGGCGCAGTGCCTGCGGCGCTGCAAGCAGGGCCTGCCCGCCTTCCGACAGGCGCAGCCCGGCCGCGAACTGCTCGAGGAGTTCCAGCGCCGCGAGCCCTACAAGTACCTGCAGTTCGCCTACTTCAAG GCTAATAATCTTCCAAAAGCTATTGCAGCAGCTCACACATTTCTTCTGAAGCATCCAGATGATGAAATGATGCAAAGAAATATGGCCTACTATAAGAGCATACCTGATGCTGAGGAGCATATTAAAGACTTGGAGATAAAGCCTTATGAG AATCTCTTTGTCAGGGCGGTGAGAGCGTACAACGGCGACAACTGGCGCACGTCCATCTCGGACATGGAACTGGCTCTTCCCGAGTTCTTCAAAGCCTACGACGACTGCATAGCAGCCTGCGAAGGCTCCCGAGAGATCACAGACTTTAAAGACTTCTATCTTTCCATTGCAG ACCATTATATTGAAGTCCTTGCATGCAAAGTGCAGTGTGAGAGCAATCTGACACCCATTATAGGAGGCTTTGTCGTTGAAAAATTTGTGGCCACTATGTACCATTACTTGCAGTTTGCATATTACAAAT TGAATGACATGAAGAATGCAGCTTCTTGTGCTGCCAGTTACCTTCTGTTTGATGAAAAAGATGAAGTAATGAAACAGAACATGGTCTATTACCAGTACCACAAAGACAAGTGGGGACTTAAAGAGGAGGATTTTCAGCCCAGATCG GAGGCAGTTCGGTACCGCAACATTACCACGCTCCAGCTGGAATTGTATGAATTCGCGAAGGAACATCTGATGGATGATGATGAG GGTGAAGTTGTGGAATTCCTTGATGAGCTGTTAGAAgtggaggaaaagaaggaatcctGA